DNA from Acipenser ruthenus unplaced genomic scaffold, fAciRut3.2 maternal haplotype, whole genome shotgun sequence:
GGGGTGTAGGGGTGTGGGGTTGTGGGGGGGTGTGGGGTTGTGGGGGTGGGCTTCCAGGACCGAGTCTTTGGTGATTCGACACACACACGACAGGCGTTTGGCATCAAAGGGGAGGGGCAAGCCAAGCTCTCGATGACCACACCCCCTGCTATTGGCTACAGGGGGGCGTGGCTCAGTTACATTGAACAGTTTCCAATGGACGTGAAGCAATCTCCACCATCTCGATGTGAGATCCTGAAACCCGCTTCCCCGCACGCGTTATAAACGCTGCCTGGACTAGTGTGAGGTGACCTTGATGAAAGATCACCGCGGTACTGACGGGCTGAGCAGCGCTCGCACGGAGAGGGGCATGCGGAACAGCACCGCGGGCTCAGTTTGGAGCTGCTCTCCTGTTTGTTTGCGTTGCTGTCCGCTTCTAAAAGCTGACCGCCGCGTGatgcactcttttttttttaatagcagaaGCTGTGGTTTCATTTGTGGTTCAGATAACACAAGGTGTGACTGAATCCTGCTCTgcattgagaagcacagagagaCACGGCTGGAGATCGCGGCTGCCCACAGGTGAGAGggtttttggggggtggggttaaAGGTAAGAAGATTTTGTCACGTGTTACATGAATATTTACATACATACAATTtatcaaaacaaattaaaaaaacacaacactgaaCGAAACTGGCAAAAAAACGAACAAAGAAAGGATTGCTTTTTAGTTAATGCTTTGGTGATGAGAGGTTTGGAAGAAGGAGAGACTGGGACCCCTGAGGACTGAacacgtgcgtgcgtgcgcgtgcgcgtgcgcgtgcgtgcgtgcgtgcgtgcgtgcgtgcgtgcgtgcgtgtgtgtctgtctgtctgtctgtctgtctctgtctgtctgtctgttgaaCAGGAGTAGGTGGTTCAGTGTCACAGGGCTGTGGTCCCAGTTCCGGGGCGTGTTGCTGGCGTGCTCTTCACATGCGGGGGGGCTGCTGTTTGCTGCCTCCTCCCGGCACCACGGAGCTCAGGCTCGCAGGGGCTAGAGCAGCAGAGCCAGGGGCAGCAGTGGGGGTTTGTGGGGAAGTCGTGGAGGATTGTGGGATAGCCTTGGCGCTGGTGGAGGACTGTTGAACAGCaggagaggattgtgggatagcCTTGGCGCTGGCGGAGGACTGTGAGACAGCaggagaggattgtgggatagcTTTGGCGCTGGCGGAGGACTGTGGGACAGCaggagaggattgtgggatagcCTTGGCGCTGGCGAAGGACTGTGAGACAGCaggagaggattgtgggatagcCTTGGCGCTGGCGGAGGACTGTGTGACAGCAGGAGAGGATTGTGGGAAAGCCTTGGCGCTGGCGGAGGACTGTGAGACAGCaggagaggattgtgggatagcCTTGGCGCTGGCGGAGGACTGTGTGACAGCAGGAGAGGATTGTGGGAAAGCCTTGGCGCTGGCGGAGGACTGTGAGACAGCaggagaggattgtgggatagcCTTGGCGCTGGTGGAGGACTGTGAGACAGCaggagaggattgtgggatagcCTTGGCGCTGGTGGAGGACTGTGGGATAGCCTTGGCGCTGGTGGAGGATTGTGGGACAGCaggagaggattgtgggatagcCTTGGCGCTGGCGAAGGACTGTGGGATAGCCTTGGCGCTGGTGGAGGACTGTTGAACAGCaggagaggattgtgggatagcCTTGGCGCTGGCGGAGGACTGTGAGACAGCAGGAGAGCATTGTGGGATAGCCTTGGCGCTGGTGGAGGACTGTGAGACAGCAGGAGAGCATTGTGGGATAGCCTTGGCGCTGGTGGAGGACTGTGGGATAGCATTGGCGCTGGCGGAGGACTGTTGAACAGCaggagaggattgtgggatagcCTTGGCGCTGGCGGAGGACTGTGAGACAGCaggagaggattgtgggatagcTTTGGCGCTGGCGGAGGACTGTGAGACAGCaggagaggattgtgggatagcCTTGGCGCTGGCGGAGGACTGTGGGACAGCaggagaggattgtgggatagcCTTGGCGCTGGTGGAGGACTGTGAGTCAGCaggagaggattgtgggatagcCTTGGCGCTGGCGGAGGACTGTGAGACAGCaggagaggattgtgggatagcCTTGGCGCTGGCGGAGGACTGTGAGACAGCaggagaggattgtgggatagcCTTGGCGCTGGTGGAGGACTGTGAGTCAGCaggagaggattgtgggatagcCTTGGCGCTGGCGGAGGACTGTGGGACAGCaggagaggattgtgggatagcCTTGGCGCTGGGGGAGGACTGTGAGACAGCaggagaggattgtgggatagcCTTGGCGCTGGTGGAGGACTGTGAGACAACaggagaggattgtgggatagtCTTGGCGCTGGTGGAGGACTGTGGGATAGCCTTGGCGCTGGCGGAGGACTGTGGGACAGCaggagaggattgtgggatagcCTTGGCGCTGGGGGAGGACTGTGAGACAGCaggagaggattgtgggatagcCTTGGCGCTGGCGGAGGACTGTGGGACTGAGgcatggggggagggggagagaggaggagcgagggaaggtaaaacagcagcagcagaagaagaagaagaagaagtagtaagaggaggaggaaggagtTGCTGCTGCTGTCCACTGACAGAAGGACCCGTGCTGCCTGGCGTGCCGGGAGGGGTGCCCGACAGCATGCCCGCGCTGCCCGCGCACCTCCTGGCCAGCTGCCCCCCGGGAGCGACGGAGGGAGACTGGGGGTtggaggaaggggaggaggaaGAGAAGGAGGTGGAGAAGAAGGAGGGGGATGGTGGGTAGAAGGAGGGCAGGAAGGGGGTGAGGCTGCCCCCGGAGGCCTTGCGGCTGTACTGCGAGTGGCTGCGGTCCAGGAAGCACTGCAGCGGCTCCGGGTGGCTCTGCCGGGATCCAGGCCGCTGGAGGTGTAGCTGCCCCTGGGAGCCCCTGTGAGGCAGCGAGGGCTGGGAGGCGGAGAGGAGCCGGCCCTCCCGAGACAGCCTGCCGACCGCCCCCGCCAGCGCCCCCTGCTGCTGGGGAGTGGAGCTGCCACTGATGCTGCGGCCCGTCTGCCTCTGCGAGGGGGGGGCGGGCAGGGCCCGGAAGCTGGAGTGCAGAGTCCTGCCCCCGGGGGGCcgtcgctgctgctgctgctgctgctgctgcaggagggaggtggagagagagCTGGCTCGCGTCTGGGACAGCGGGACTTGGGGCTGTTTCTGAGGCTCCTCTCCCCTGCCTCTCCCCCCGCCCCGGCTGGGAATGGGAGGGGGagtgggagggggaggaggaggaggggggctcGTGGGAGGAGGGACGGGGTAGACCCCCGGCTGGTTCTGGGAAGAAGCGGATGACACAGAACCGGACGGGGATCTGGGGGCGTGCGCTCGAGGggccaccccccctccccctccactcAGAGCCCCCAGAGAGCTGATAGAAGCCGGGCGGGAGCCTGAGGCTAGATTAGGGTGGGACCTGGGAGGCAGGGGGGGTTTGCCGGCCTGGGGATCCTGGCAGGAGgccagggagagaggggagccCCGGGGAGGGGAGGGCGTGTGGGTGGAGGGTGAGGCTGCCGGCGGGGGGGGCAGGTAGAtggggtgctgggggtgctggTGGTGCGTCAGGGCGATGGCCACGCTGGTGGTGGCAGCGGCTGTCTGGAGCGGCGCGTGGACCAGGGGCGCCCAGATGACAGTTCGCGGGGCGGGCAGGTCCTGGAGGGTGTGTGCCGCCATGTCCTGGTCGTGCTTCACGATCTGATGAACGATCTCGCTGTCGCAGGAGCCATACCGCCCCCCCCGTGCCCCCCCGCTCGGGTCCGCAGAGCCCGTCCGCAGCAGGACAGAGTTCTTCTTACCTGGAGCAAAAAATAACTGGGGTGTCAGTAACGTACGACCATGACAGACCATGACATATCATGACAGACCATTACAGATCATGACAGACCACTACAGACCATGACAGACCATGACATATCACGACAGACCATTACAGATCATGACAGACCACTACAGACCATTACAGACCATGACATATCACGACAGACCATTACAGACCATGACAGACCATGACAGATCATTACCATGTTTTAGTTTCCACCCCCCCATGCTTTTGCCATTCCCTTTATACTctacatttaccacagtttaccctggtttgccatgtttattaatatgcttcaccagacctctctgtgctttacaatgcttccctatgctttaccacacctctctgtgctttacaatgcttccctatgctttaccacacctctctgtgctttacaatgctcccctatgctttaccagacctctctgtgctttacaatgcttccctatgttttaccacacctctctgtgctttacaatgcttccctatgctttaccagacctctctgtgctttacaatgcttccctatgctttaccacacctctctgtgctttacaatgcttccctatgctttaccagacctctctgtgctttacaatgcttccctatgctttaccagacctctctgtgctttacaatgctttcactgttatgctttgctgtgcttttactgtaggaCACTTTTCTGGGGAGGTGACGTGGCCCCGTGGCTCACCGATGCGGTCGAGTCGGTCCATGGCCACGTTCTCGAAGGCTCTCCTCATCATGGGGTGCTCCTCCAGCACCTCGTTGAAGCTGCCCACCGAGAGGGAGTAGAGCCGACAGTACGTGTCCGCCCGAACGCTGGCCGTGCGACGACCTCGAGTCAACAAGCAGATCtctgagaggaggagagagaggggggagagggggagagagggagagagaggggagagagagagaggggagagagaggggagagggagggaggatagagagagaggagagagagggaggatagagagagaggagagagagggaggatagAGAGTGAAAAGATTTTAGAACATCAGACAGTTTGGCCTTCTTGTTGCCcaagcacagagacacagacagacacagacagacacagacacacagagacacagacagacacggtcTCACACACAGTCCCACACACTGACACCTCGCTCCCCCCAGGCTCACCCCCGAAGTAGCAGCCGTCGGACAGCTTGGTCTCCTTGTTGCCGCGGGTGAGGATGCTCACCACGCCGTGCTGGATGAAGTACATCTTCTTGCCCACGGTGCCCTCGCGCACGACGAAGTCTCCGGGCTGGAACACCTCGAAG
Protein-coding regions in this window:
- the LOC117395127 gene encoding potassium/sodium hyperpolarization-activated cyclic nucleotide-gated channel 4, with the translated sequence NDSWGTQYSYALFKAMSHMLCIGYGAQAPEGMTDLWLTMLSMIVGATCYAMFIGHATALIQSLDSSRRQYQEKYKQVEQYMSFHKLPGDVRQRIHEYYEHRFQGKMFDEENILGELSEPLKEEIVNFNCRSLVANMPLFANADPNFVTAVLTKLRFEVFQPGDFVVREGTVGKKMYFIQHGVVSILTRGNKETKLSDGCYFGEICLLTRGRRTASVRADTYCRLYSLSVGSFNEVLEEHPMMRRAFENVAMDRLDRIGKKNSVLLRTGSADPSGGARGGRYGSCDSEIVHQIVKHDQDMAAHTLQDLPAPRTVIWAPLVHAPLQTAAATTSVAIALTHHQHPQHPIYLPPPPAASPSTHTPSPPRGSPLSLASCQDPQAGKPPLPPRSHPNLASGSRPASISSLGALSGGGGGVAPRAHAPRSPSGSVSSASSQNQPGVYPVPPPTSPPPPPPPPTPPPIPSRGGGRGRGEEPQKQPQVPLSQTRASSLSTSLLQQQQQQQQRRPPGGRTLHSSFRALPAPPSQRQTGRSISGSSTPQQQGALAGAVGRLSREGRLLSASQPSLPHRGSQGQLHLQRPGSRQSHPEPLQCFLDRSHSQYSRKASGGSLTPFLPSFYPPSPSFFSTSFSSSSPSSNPQSPSVAPGGQLARRCAGSAGMLSGTPPGTPGSTGPSVSGQQQQLLPPPLTTSSSSSSAAAVLPSLAPPLSPSPHASVPQSSASAKAIPQSSPAVSQSSPSAKAIPQSSPAVPQSSASAKAIPQSSTSAKTIPQSSPVVSQSSTSAKAIPQSSPAVSQSSPSAKAIPQSSPAVPQSSASAKAIPQSSPADSQSSTSAKAIPQSSPAVSQSSASAKAIPQSSPAVSQSSASAKAIPQSSPADSQSSTSAKAIPQSSPAVPQSSASAKAIPQSSPAVSQSSASAKAIPQSSPAVSQSSASAKAIPQSSPAVQQSSASANAIPQSSTSAKAIPQCSPAVSQSSTSAKAIPQCSPAVSQSSASAKAIPQSSPAVQQSSTSAKAIPQSFASAKAIPQSSPAVPQSSTSAKAIPQSSTSAKAIPQSSPAVSQSSTSAKAIPQSSPAVSQSSASAKAFPQSSPAVTQSSASAKAIPQSSPAVSQSSASAKAFPQSSPAVTQSSASAKAIPQSSPAVSQSFASAKAIPQSSPAVPQSSASAKAIPQSSPAVSQSSASAKAIPQSSPAVQQSSTSAKAIPQSSTTSPQTPTAAPGSAALAPASLSSVVPGGGSKQQPPRM